From Eretmochelys imbricata isolate rEreImb1 chromosome 26, rEreImb1.hap1, whole genome shotgun sequence, the proteins below share one genomic window:
- the CNNM4 gene encoding metal transporter CNNM4, whose protein sequence is MRLEGTSKPAAAAAEGGVIQVTEGSQVRLRLFGLGIRPGTGELVAFAALGAWANASAAGNASAPARAEGGCPEPTQDLVVQPRMAETRDTSGVLLVRVQPLRKHERAKVYVLCTKRGPGQPWLQHQGSDGRLMVVEEKKSLLPLWFQIILILCLLVLSGMFSGLNLGLMALDPMELRIVQNCGTNKEKRYARKIEPIRRKGNYLLCSLLLGNVLVNTTLTILLDDLIGSGLGAVIASTIGIVIFGEIVPQALCSRHGLAVGANTIVITKFFMLVTFPLSFPISKLLDCILGQEIGTVYNREKLVEMLKVTEPYNDLVKEELNMIQGALELRTKTVEDVMTPLHDCFMINSDAILDFNTMSEIMESGYTRIPVYEEERSNIVDILYVKDLAFVDPDDCTPLKTITKFYNHPVHFVFHDTKLDAMLEEFKKGKSHLAIVQKVNSEGEGDPFYEVLGLVTLEDVIEEIIKSEILDESDMYTDNRTRKRVANQKNKRDFSAFKDSDGELKVKISPQLLLAAHRFLATEVTLFMPTLISEKILLRLLRHPDVIHELKFDEENKKSPRHFLYHRNKPADYFILILQGKVEVEAGKENMKFETGAFSYYGVMALNLPPPLELRSLSHMSSLNRSASLSYHERSDSIASPISGSSNQLNVCTSAQYVSDFSVRALTDLQFVKITRQQYQNGLMASRLDSCPQSPDSSALKMDISLTDKAEPLGADETTSLLNERNCLDRRSSHSPQENSI, encoded by the exons ATGCGGCTGGAGGGCACCAGCAAGCCGGCGGCCGCGGCGGCCGAGGGGGGCGTCATCCAGGTGACCGAGGGCAGCCAGGTGCGGCTGCGGCTCTTCGGGCTGGGCATCCGGCCGGGCACCGGGGAGCTGGTGGCCTTCGCCGCCCTGGGCGCCTGGGCCAACGCCAGCGCGGCGGGCAACGCCAGCGCCCCGGCCCGGGCGGAGGGCGGCTGCCCCGAGCCCACCCAGGACCTGGTGGTGCAGCCCCGCATGGCCGAGACCCGCGACACCTCGGGGGTGCTGCTCGTGCGGGTGCAGCCCCTGCGGAAGCACGAGCGGGCCAAGGTCTACGTCCTGTGCACCAAGCGCGGCCCcggccagccctggctgcagcacCAGGGCAGCGACGGCCGCCTCATGGTGGTGGAGGAGAAGAAGTCGCTGCTGCCCCTCTGGTTCCAGATCATCCTCATCCTCTGCCTGCTGGTGCTCTCCGGCATGTTCAGCGGCCTCAACCTGGGCCTCATGGCGCTGGACCCCATGGAGCTGCGCATCGTGCAGAACTGCGGCACCAACAAGGAGAAGCGCTACGCCCGCAAGATCGAGCCCATCCGCAGGAAGGGCAACTACCTgctctgctccttgctgctgggcAACGTGCTGGTGAACACCACCCTCACCATCCTACTGGACGACCTGATCGGCTCCGGCTTAGGCGCCGTCATCGCCTCCACCATCGGCATCGTCATCTTCGGCGAGATCGTGCCACAGGCCCTCTGCTCCCGGCACGGCCTGGCCGTGGGCGCCAACACCATCGTCATCACCAAGTTCTTCATGCTGGTGACgttccccctctccttccccatcagCAAGCTCCTGGACTGCATCCTGGGCCAGGAGATCGGCACCGTCTACAACCGTGAGAAGCTGGTCGAGATGCTGAAGGTGACGGAGCCCTACAACGATCTGGTCAAGGAGGAGCTCAACATGATCCAGGGAGCGCTGGAGCTCCGGACTAAGACAGTGGAGGATGTCATGACTCCGCTCCACGATTGCTTCATGATCAACAGCGACGCCATCCTGGACTTCAACACAATGTCGGAGATCATGGAGAGCGGCTACACCCGCATCCCGGTCTATGAGGAGGAGCGCTCCAACATCGTGGACATCCTCTACGTCAAGGACCTGGCCTTTGTGGACCCTGACGATTGCACCCCCCTCAAGACCATCACCAAGTTCTACAACCACCCGGTCCATTTCGTCTTCCACGACACCAAGCTGGATGCTATGCTGGAGGAGTTCAAAAAAG GCAAATCGCACCTGGCCATCGTGCAGAAGGTGAACAGCGAGGGCGAGGGCGACCCCTTCTACGAGGTGCTGGGGCTGGTGACGCTGGAGGACGTCATCGAGGAGATCATCAAGTCGGAGATCCTGGACGAGTCGGACATGTACA CTGACAACCGCACGCGGAAGCGTGTGGCCAACCAGAAAAACAAGAGGGATTTCTCCGCCTTCAAGGACTCCGACGGCGAGCTCAAGGTGAAGATCTCGCCCCAGCTGCTCCTGGCCGCACACCGCTTCCTTGCCACGG AGGTGACGCTCTTCATGCCCACCCTCATCTCGGAGAAGATCCTTCTGCGGCTTCTCAGACACCCCGACGTCATCCATGAGCTCAAGTTCGACGAGGAGAACAAAAAATCGCCCCGGCATTTCCTGTACCACAGGAACAAGCCGGCCGACTACTTCATCCTCATCCTGCAG GGGAAGGTGGAGGTGGAAGCCGGCAAGGAGAACATGAAGTTTGAGACGGGAGCCTTCTCCTATTACGGTGTGATGGCGCTGAACTTGCCCCCGCCGCTGG AGCTGCGCTCCCTGTCCCACATGAGCAGCCTGAACCGCTCGGCGTCGCTCAGCTACCATGAGCGCTCGGACTCCATCGCCTCCCCCATCAGCGGCAGCAGCAACCAGCTCAACGTGTGCACCAGCGCCCAGTACGTCTCCGACTTCAGCGTCCGCGCCCTCACGGACCTGCAGTTCG